The Xyrauchen texanus isolate HMW12.3.18 chromosome 28, RBS_HiC_50CHRs, whole genome shotgun sequence genome has a segment encoding these proteins:
- the LOC127621813 gene encoding synaptotagmin-like protein 3 isoform X1 has translation MKLEKENWESRQHESYIMDLGLFQALERERVLEVLQRDKALRTIEAGRIRRLRTELQETCRLGAKTLTRLYGQRSCARCQRRLGKFWDCGFVCCGCSHRICNQCRVVRSARDWNCTMCHAYREFKIKSGEWFLEQQAKKFSYENNHETTGDKILQSYQRLSFIAVVPPTPPPFYEAASFNRSQDLKKSKPFTKSMENLMVSVSAHIKKLSKSQSDLSVEADHLTVDHGLAQGKSQSEGAINRAYNLCKAPSLPNLSQNTRDTEQYGSASTVFLTDDDVSYTSAYTDEQRDSNGSMVMDDGNTWVTGEIEIAIAYNNRMSCLEITIKACKNLMFGDMTKKKKCYPYVKVCLLPKKHQNNKMKTTVKRGHNPIYNETFMCAVVREQLVSSVVQASVWHTRGLKRKVFLGETFIHLADWCLEHSGTQRSVWCKLSPKQEHPHGGNEELILKAQLNFLPQKSPQTHPHTDDILLGTHGQLIVVITGLPKLHSMSKTAYIEGILCLPGDRELVQRTQALKAAASTLQMNFSRFTHQELWQATLMLNLWEKNSSSPTDCLVRSAQLGGGSSWQRLQQMPGVWHDFVLPLHASVNINMSS, from the exons ATGAAATTAGAAAAGGAAAACTGGGAAAGCAGGCAACATGAATCCTACATTATGGATCTGGGGTTGTTCCAGGCtctggagagagaaagagtccTGGAGGTTCTTCAGAGAGACAAAGCGCTTCGAACAATTGAAGCTGGAAGAATTAG GAGGCTGAGGACAGAATTGCAAGAGACCTGTCGCCTGGGTGCCAAGACATTAACGCGTCTGTATGGTCAGAGATCATGTGCACGATGTCAGCGACGTTTAGGAAAGTTTTGGGACTGTGGGTTTGTGTGCTGTGGATGTAGTCACCGCATCTGTAACCAGTGTCGGGTCGTCAGGTCTGCACGGGACTGGAATTGCACAATGTGTCATGCGTACAG GGAATTTAAGATCAAATCTGGGGAATGGTTTCTGGAACAGCAAGCAAAGAAATTTTCATATG aaaacaatcACGAGACCACAGGAGACAAAATATTACAGTCTTATCAACGGCTCAG TTTCATTGCAGTCGTGCCGCCAACACCACCTCCATTTTATGAAGCTGCGTCGTTTAACAGATCACAG GACCTCAAAAAATCGAAACCTTTTACTAAATCCATGGAGAACTTGATGGTGTCTGTCAGTGCTCACATAAAAA AGCTCTCCAAATCTCAGAGTGATTTGAGTGTGGAAGCAGATCACCTGACTGTGGATCATGGGCTAGCGCAGGGCAAGAGCCAATCAGAGGGTGCCATTAACAGAGCCTACAAT CTGTGCAAAGCTCCAAGTCTACCTAATCTATCCCAAAACACCAGAGACACAGAGCAGTATGGTTCAGCAAGTACAGTCTTCCTAACAGATGACGATGTTTCATACACATCTGCATACACTGATGAGCAAAGG GACAGCAATGGCAGCATGGTAATGGATGATGGAAACACTTGGGTAACTGGGGAAATAGAGATTGCCATTGCTTACAACAACAGGATGTCCTGCTTGGAGATAACTATCAAAGCTTGCAAAAATTTGATGTTTGGAGATATGACGAAGAAGAAGAAATGTTACCC GTATGTGAAGGTTTGTTTACTCCCAAAGAAACATCAGAATAACAAGATGAAGACGACAGTCAAGAGAGGACATAACCCGATTTACAACGAAACATTCATG tGTGCTGTTGTTCGTGAGCAGCTGGTCAGCAGTGTAGTTCAGGCCTCAGTGTGGCACACCAGAGGACTCAAGAGAAAGGTGTTTCTGGGTGAGACATTCATCCATCTGGCAGACTGGTGTCTGGAGCACTCAGGAACTCAACGCTCTGTCTGGTGCAAACTTAGTCCAAAG CAGGAACATCCACATGGGGGCAATGAAGAGCTGATACTCAAAGCACAATTAAATTTCCTGCCACAGAAATCACCACAGACTCACCCACATACAGATG ATATTTTATTGGGCACACATGGACAGCTCATTGTTGTCATCACTGGCCTACCTAAGctgcactccatgtcaaaaacaGCCTACATTGAGGG GATCCTGTGCCTTCCTGGAGACAGAGAGCTAGTGCAGAGGACTCAAGCGCTGAAGGCGGCGGCCAGTACCCTCCAGATGAACTTCAGCAGATTCACGCATCAGGAACTCTGGCAGGCCACACTGATGCTCAATCTATGGGAGAAAAACAGCTCGAGTCCCACTGATTGCTTGGTGAGATCAGCACAGCTGGGAGGAG GATCATCATGGCAACGGCTCCAGCAGATGCCAGGAGTGTGGCATGACTTCGTTCTTCCACTGCATGCAAGCGTCAATATAAACATGAGCTCATAA
- the LOC127621813 gene encoding synaptotagmin-like protein 3 isoform X2 → MKLEKENWESRQHESYIMDLGLFQALERERVLEVLQRDKALRTIEAGRIRRLRTELQETCRLGAKTLTRLYGQRSCARCQRRLGKFWDCGFVCCGCSHRICNQCRVVRSARDWNCTMCHAYREFKIKSGEWFLEQQAKKFSYENNHETTGDKILQSYQRLSFIAVVPPTPPPFYEAASFNRSQDLKKSKPFTKSMENLMVSVSAHIKKLSKSQSDLSVEADHLTVDHGLAQGKSQSEGAINRAYNLCKAPSLPNLSQNTRDTEQYGSASTVFLTDDDVSYTSAYTDEQRDSNGSMVMDDGNTWVTGEIEIAIAYNNRMSCLEITIKACKNLMFGDMTKKKKCYPYVKVCLLPKKHQNNKMKTTVKRGHNPIYNETFMCAVVREQLVSSVVQASVWHTRGLKRKVFLGETFIHLADWCLEHSGTQRSVWCKLSPKEHPHGGNEELILKAQLNFLPQKSPQTHPHTDDILLGTHGQLIVVITGLPKLHSMSKTAYIEGILCLPGDRELVQRTQALKAAASTLQMNFSRFTHQELWQATLMLNLWEKNSSSPTDCLVRSAQLGGGSSWQRLQQMPGVWHDFVLPLHASVNINMSS, encoded by the exons ATGAAATTAGAAAAGGAAAACTGGGAAAGCAGGCAACATGAATCCTACATTATGGATCTGGGGTTGTTCCAGGCtctggagagagaaagagtccTGGAGGTTCTTCAGAGAGACAAAGCGCTTCGAACAATTGAAGCTGGAAGAATTAG GAGGCTGAGGACAGAATTGCAAGAGACCTGTCGCCTGGGTGCCAAGACATTAACGCGTCTGTATGGTCAGAGATCATGTGCACGATGTCAGCGACGTTTAGGAAAGTTTTGGGACTGTGGGTTTGTGTGCTGTGGATGTAGTCACCGCATCTGTAACCAGTGTCGGGTCGTCAGGTCTGCACGGGACTGGAATTGCACAATGTGTCATGCGTACAG GGAATTTAAGATCAAATCTGGGGAATGGTTTCTGGAACAGCAAGCAAAGAAATTTTCATATG aaaacaatcACGAGACCACAGGAGACAAAATATTACAGTCTTATCAACGGCTCAG TTTCATTGCAGTCGTGCCGCCAACACCACCTCCATTTTATGAAGCTGCGTCGTTTAACAGATCACAG GACCTCAAAAAATCGAAACCTTTTACTAAATCCATGGAGAACTTGATGGTGTCTGTCAGTGCTCACATAAAAA AGCTCTCCAAATCTCAGAGTGATTTGAGTGTGGAAGCAGATCACCTGACTGTGGATCATGGGCTAGCGCAGGGCAAGAGCCAATCAGAGGGTGCCATTAACAGAGCCTACAAT CTGTGCAAAGCTCCAAGTCTACCTAATCTATCCCAAAACACCAGAGACACAGAGCAGTATGGTTCAGCAAGTACAGTCTTCCTAACAGATGACGATGTTTCATACACATCTGCATACACTGATGAGCAAAGG GACAGCAATGGCAGCATGGTAATGGATGATGGAAACACTTGGGTAACTGGGGAAATAGAGATTGCCATTGCTTACAACAACAGGATGTCCTGCTTGGAGATAACTATCAAAGCTTGCAAAAATTTGATGTTTGGAGATATGACGAAGAAGAAGAAATGTTACCC GTATGTGAAGGTTTGTTTACTCCCAAAGAAACATCAGAATAACAAGATGAAGACGACAGTCAAGAGAGGACATAACCCGATTTACAACGAAACATTCATG tGTGCTGTTGTTCGTGAGCAGCTGGTCAGCAGTGTAGTTCAGGCCTCAGTGTGGCACACCAGAGGACTCAAGAGAAAGGTGTTTCTGGGTGAGACATTCATCCATCTGGCAGACTGGTGTCTGGAGCACTCAGGAACTCAACGCTCTGTCTGGTGCAAACTTAGTCCAAAG GAACATCCACATGGGGGCAATGAAGAGCTGATACTCAAAGCACAATTAAATTTCCTGCCACAGAAATCACCACAGACTCACCCACATACAGATG ATATTTTATTGGGCACACATGGACAGCTCATTGTTGTCATCACTGGCCTACCTAAGctgcactccatgtcaaaaacaGCCTACATTGAGGG GATCCTGTGCCTTCCTGGAGACAGAGAGCTAGTGCAGAGGACTCAAGCGCTGAAGGCGGCGGCCAGTACCCTCCAGATGAACTTCAGCAGATTCACGCATCAGGAACTCTGGCAGGCCACACTGATGCTCAATCTATGGGAGAAAAACAGCTCGAGTCCCACTGATTGCTTGGTGAGATCAGCACAGCTGGGAGGAG GATCATCATGGCAACGGCTCCAGCAGATGCCAGGAGTGTGGCATGACTTCGTTCTTCCACTGCATGCAAGCGTCAATATAAACATGAGCTCATAA